TGGCACTTGGCTGCTCAATTGATTTTGCCAGTTGCCCATATGTGCTCAGGTGTGCCTCCGGAATGCGCAGCAGCGCTTCCCATACTTTCAATTGGAAGGGAGTGCCACTTAAGTGAAGTTTGATTTTGCCCGCAGCGGGAGTTAGGCTTTGCTGCCAGAAGGCCGTCACCTGCAGGTGCAGTTCAACTTGTTCAGGCACAAGCAGGGCATTTGTCCAGCTCTGCTGCAGTTCCTGCACAGCGGTTTCCTCCTGCTGGTAAAAATGAAGGTAGCAGATTCCTTTTGCTGTGGAGGCCACAATATATTTCCCGAACTGGCAGGTGCCGAAAGAATATTTTAGAACCAGCGCTTCCCCCTGGTTTTTAAATTCACCCGGTGTTACGCCCTCTATACTAACGAAAAGATCGTGGAGCCGGCTGCTGCCGGAGAGGCCGGTGGAGAGCGCTGCATCCAGCACTGAGGCACTTTGCGCAAGCACGGCCTTGGCATGGTGCAGCGTGAGGAACTGCAGAAATTTTTTAGGGCTCACACCCGCCCACTCGGCAAACACCCGCTGGAAATGCTGCGGGCTTAGGTGAACGTGCGCTGCTACTTCCTCCAACTCCGGCTGCTGGCGGGCGTTTTCGCGAAGATATGTCAGGGCGTTGGCGATGGTCTCATAGTGGTTCATGGCAGCAAGTTCCTAAATGCAGCCCAACCTATCAACCCGATTCTTGCGGAATTTATACTTGATTCAAACAAAAATCCCCTGCCGGTGAAGGGCAGGGGATTTGATTTCTAATTGCTCGAACTTTCTGTTTGCAACATGTCAGCGTCGGCTTGTTTAAAGAAGCCCTGCGGGTCGGGCATCTGCGCCGCCAGCTCCATCACGAAGCCATAGTCGATCTGCGTCATGTTGATGTTCCGGCTCTTGTGCAGGTAATCCCACGCCTCTGCATACTTCTTTTCATAGTACTTCACCAGCGACAGGTTGTACAGCGCATAGGCATTGCCAGCATCCAGCGTTGTGGCCGTGGAAAGGTACTCAGCAGCCTTCTTCAGGTTTTTCTTCTTTTTCTTTTCCTTGTACAGCGCCAGGTAAGCGCTGGAGGCATCAGACAGGAGCAGGGAGTTCTTTGCGTTCAGCGCCAGCGCTTTTTCATAGAAACCCACAGCCTCCTCGTTGCTTCCCTTTGCAGCCGTTACCAGGCCAAAGGCCCAGTAGGTGTTTTGGTTGTCCGGGTTCAGGAGCCAGGCCAGGTTAAAACGGTACATGGCCGTGTCCGTTTGCCCCTCGTTCAGGTATTCCCAGCCGCGCTCCATAAAGAAGTTGCTGGCTTCCCGGCGGTCCCCGAAGTTTTTGTCGCAGCTTGTCAGGAACTTCTCGTCCTTCATTTGCTCGGCTTCGGTTTTCTGGGTTCCACCGAACATAGGCATCACCTTTGTGCTCACTACTGCTTTTTGCTCCTGTGCAAAACTTAGGGTGGCGGCGCAACAGCAGGCAACTGCGGCTAAGAGTATCTTTTTCATAATGCGTTATTGTTCCAATTTATTCAGGCTGCATCACCTGATTTGTGCACGTAGACTTATGGTTACTGCATCTAAATATAAGGCGGTGGATTTATACTTGCAAGCTATTGTGTTTTCTCCGACGCATATACGCCTTTGGGGTCCTGCTCTTTCTGCAGCAGCACTGCTATAAATTGCTTGTCTTCCTTGGCTTTGTCCTCCTTGATGCTAGCATGCAGGTACTTCCAGGCA
Above is a window of Pontibacter akesuensis DNA encoding:
- a CDS encoding methylated-DNA--[protein]-cysteine S-methyltransferase, with product MNHYETIANALTYLRENARQQPELEEVAAHVHLSPQHFQRVFAEWAGVSPKKFLQFLTLHHAKAVLAQSASVLDAALSTGLSGSSRLHDLFVSIEGVTPGEFKNQGEALVLKYSFGTCQFGKYIVASTAKGICYLHFYQQEETAVQELQQSWTNALLVPEQVELHLQVTAFWQQSLTPAAGKIKLHLSGTPFQLKVWEALLRIPEAHLSTYGQLAKSIEQPSASRAVGTAIGSNPIAFLIPCHRVIRSVGGIGEYRWGSERKMAMIGWEAATAQSEKQR
- a CDS encoding tetratricopeptide repeat protein, giving the protein MKKILLAAVACCCAATLSFAQEQKAVVSTKVMPMFGGTQKTEAEQMKDEKFLTSCDKNFGDRREASNFFMERGWEYLNEGQTDTAMYRFNLAWLLNPDNQNTYWAFGLVTAAKGSNEEAVGFYEKALALNAKNSLLLSDASSAYLALYKEKKKKKNLKKAAEYLSTATTLDAGNAYALYNLSLVKYYEKKYAEAWDYLHKSRNINMTQIDYGFVMELAAQMPDPQGFFKQADADMLQTESSSN